In bacterium, a single window of DNA contains:
- the udk gene encoding uridine kinase, producing MTPRSGSNPVSPLMVGIAGGTCAGKTTLAGNLGALLPEYALAAIQFDAYYLPLDHLDLHQRARINFDRLESLDRALFAEHLGLLRAGLPAPVPVYDFSAHLRLPRVEMLHPGDVVIVEGILLLAAPELVEQLDLKVFVDVEPDVRLGRRVLRDMAERGRSAESVIAQYLESVRPMHELLVEPSRRSADLVVREGGLNPEAVAAVAGAIRNELSRRRKKR from the coding sequence ATGACCCCCCGCTCCGGTTCGAATCCGGTCTCCCCGCTCATGGTCGGCATCGCCGGGGGGACCTGCGCCGGTAAGACCACCTTGGCCGGCAACCTCGGCGCGCTGTTGCCGGAATACGCCCTGGCCGCGATCCAGTTCGACGCCTACTATCTTCCCCTCGACCACCTCGACCTCCACCAACGCGCCCGGATCAACTTCGACCGCCTGGAGAGCCTGGACCGGGCCCTCTTCGCCGAACACCTGGGACTGCTCCGGGCCGGCCTGCCCGCTCCCGTGCCGGTCTACGACTTCTCCGCTCATCTGCGCCTGCCCCGGGTCGAGATGCTCCATCCGGGGGATGTGGTCATCGTCGAGGGGATCCTGCTGCTGGCTGCCCCCGAGCTGGTCGAGCAGCTCGACCTCAAGGTCTTCGTGGACGTGGAACCGGACGTGCGCCTCGGCCGCCGGGTCCTGCGGGACATGGCGGAGCGGGGGCGTTCGGCGGAATCGGTGATCGCCCAGTACCTGGAATCCGTCCGGCCCATGCACGAGCTGCTGGTCGAGCCTTCGCGCCGGTCCGCCGACCTGGTGGTCCGGGAGGGAGGCCTCAACCCCGAAGCCGTGGCCGCGGTGGCCGGGGCCATCAGGAACGAACTGAGCCGGAGAAGGAAGAAGCGATGA
- a CDS encoding decaprenyl-phosphate phosphoribosyltransferase encodes MIKVILISMRPRQWLKNGFVLAALVFSRGFVDSSKVGRALWTMAVFCCLSSAVYIFNDVVDRRRDARHPRKQGRPIASGLLPVPSALAAAVPLAAAGLAGAFLVSWTVGLAGSAYLVLMLLYSLILSRIAIVDVLVIALGFILRVLAGGLAVGVGISNWLYLCTFLLALFLALGKRRREVGDRPEAASGTRPQLSLYTGSLLDQMISIAAAATLMAYALYTLDGRTRAEVSPLMFLTLPLVVYGLLRYVFLLQCRGAGEEPERVLLSDPALLGTVALWVGAVVVILSVAGAGGGG; translated from the coding sequence ATGATCAAGGTTATCCTCATCTCGATGCGGCCGCGGCAATGGCTGAAAAACGGTTTTGTCCTGGCCGCCCTGGTCTTTTCCCGCGGTTTCGTCGACTCGTCCAAAGTCGGCCGGGCGCTCTGGACCATGGCGGTTTTTTGCTGCCTCTCCTCGGCGGTATATATTTTCAACGACGTCGTCGACCGCCGGCGCGACGCCCGCCACCCCCGCAAGCAGGGGCGCCCCATCGCTTCGGGGCTTCTTCCGGTTCCGTCCGCCCTGGCGGCCGCGGTTCCGCTGGCCGCCGCCGGTCTGGCGGGGGCTTTCCTCGTCTCTTGGACGGTGGGGCTGGCCGGGAGCGCCTACCTGGTCCTGATGCTGCTCTACTCCCTGATCCTGAGCCGGATCGCCATCGTGGACGTCCTGGTCATCGCTCTCGGTTTCATTCTCCGGGTTCTGGCCGGAGGCCTCGCCGTCGGGGTCGGGATCTCGAACTGGCTCTACCTCTGCACCTTCCTCCTGGCGCTGTTTCTGGCCCTGGGCAAACGCCGCCGTGAGGTCGGCGACCGCCCCGAAGCCGCCTCCGGGACGCGTCCCCAACTTTCCTTGTACACCGGGAGCCTTCTCGACCAGATGATCTCCATCGCCGCCGCCGCCACCCTCATGGCCTATGCGCTGTATACCCTCGACGGAAGGACCCGGGCGGAGGTCAGTCCCCTGATGTTTCTGACCCTTCCCCTGGTGGTATACGGCCTCCTGCGCTACGTCTTTCTGCTGCAGTGCCGGGGAGCGGGCGAGGAACCCGAACGGGTCCTCCTCTCCGATCCGGCTTTGCTGGGGACGGTGGCGCTCTGGGTGGGCGCGGTCGTGGTCATTCTCTCCGTCGCCGGCGCGGGGGGAGGGGGCTGA
- a CDS encoding glycosyltransferase family 39 protein — translation MSASGKKTAVLTAAALVAGIVISAAAVGGAFDPLVGLNAPEAIGGLDLGQEAARLASGRGFTTGFIRPVSLRFNDSFTAHPDFANPPLYVLVLAAAMAVFGRSDALLAGTSAVFLWLWAFPLWCTVSRIFGKREAALALFLYLVSPALLDEAAAASPAPFLAGLVMGAVVLTEWSRARRPVSALVPGICVGLGYLGHYTFGLWLLPAAVYLWRFAPGRRGARVGWLLAGAVLVSLPWLVRNAVLVGNPFFSLSGYRVYMFTDASPGHTLWRGFGSRSLLVPGRAGALLGKALVGLRDGVEQVLFLTGNIASVFIPASLFCRFGDGPRARYRWLFFSFFAVELAAWTLFRPGESGLRAFIPAGTALVSAAFLRLGAGFGSRGRTAALSVFVFLVLLPSWSGFVPAPYPRVAIYNPGLIEEISAAVPPDRVIVSDVPWAVAWYGDRSSLWLPARVGDYEEINLYYVPPVEAFYITAFYLGPYYDPGERDPGWQRLTASGWLPEGWNLRHRHPLPGGQVLLSASPLLGER, via the coding sequence GTGTCCGCGTCCGGGAAGAAAACCGCCGTCCTCACGGCCGCGGCCCTGGTCGCCGGAATCGTAATCTCCGCCGCCGCCGTCGGCGGGGCTTTCGATCCCCTGGTGGGGTTGAACGCCCCCGAAGCGATCGGAGGTCTCGACCTGGGGCAGGAAGCGGCCCGGTTGGCGTCGGGGCGCGGTTTCACCACCGGTTTCATCCGCCCGGTCAGCCTGCGTTTCAACGACAGTTTCACGGCCCATCCCGATTTCGCCAACCCTCCGCTCTACGTGCTGGTCCTGGCCGCGGCCATGGCGGTCTTCGGGCGGAGCGACGCCCTCCTGGCCGGGACCTCGGCCGTGTTCCTCTGGCTCTGGGCTTTTCCTCTCTGGTGTACCGTCTCGCGGATATTCGGCAAGCGGGAGGCCGCCCTGGCCCTGTTTCTCTATCTGGTTTCGCCCGCGCTTCTGGACGAGGCCGCCGCGGCTTCGCCGGCGCCGTTTCTGGCGGGGTTGGTCATGGGAGCGGTCGTCCTCACCGAGTGGAGCCGCGCGCGCCGCCCGGTATCCGCCCTTGTTCCCGGGATCTGCGTCGGCCTGGGGTACCTGGGGCATTATACCTTCGGTCTCTGGCTGCTTCCGGCCGCAGTCTACCTCTGGCGGTTCGCTCCCGGGCGCCGGGGAGCCCGCGTCGGCTGGCTCCTGGCCGGGGCGGTCCTGGTCTCCCTGCCCTGGCTGGTCAGGAACGCGGTCCTGGTCGGCAATCCCTTCTTTTCCCTCTCCGGGTACCGGGTCTACATGTTCACGGACGCTTCTCCGGGGCACACTCTCTGGCGCGGGTTCGGAAGCCGGAGCCTCCTGGTCCCGGGCCGGGCGGGGGCCCTGCTGGGCAAGGCCCTGGTGGGGTTGAGGGACGGCGTGGAACAGGTGCTGTTCCTCACCGGCAATATCGCCTCGGTCTTTATCCCGGCCTCCCTCTTCTGCCGTTTCGGCGACGGCCCCCGAGCCCGCTACCGGTGGCTGTTCTTCTCCTTTTTCGCCGTGGAACTGGCGGCCTGGACGCTCTTCCGTCCCGGGGAGAGCGGGCTGCGGGCGTTCATCCCGGCCGGCACCGCGCTGGTGTCCGCCGCTTTCCTGCGCCTGGGCGCCGGTTTCGGTTCCCGGGGACGGACGGCGGCCCTCTCCGTCTTCGTTTTCCTGGTGCTCCTTCCTTCCTGGAGCGGCTTCGTCCCCGCTCCCTATCCCCGGGTCGCGATCTACAACCCCGGCCTGATCGAAGAGATCTCCGCGGCGGTTCCTCCCGACCGGGTGATCGTTTCCGACGTTCCCTGGGCGGTGGCCTGGTACGGGGACCGTTCTTCCCTCTGGCTCCCCGCCCGGGTGGGCGATTACGAGGAGATCAACCTCTACTACGTTCCGCCGGTGGAAGCGTTTTACATCACCGCTTTCTACCTGGGGCCCTACTACGATCCGGGCGAGCGCGACCCGGGCTGGCAGCGTCTGACCGCTTCCGGTTGGCTCCCCGAGGGTTGGAACCTCCGGCACCGCCATCCCCTTCCGGGGGGGCAGGTGCTGCTCTCCGCTTCGCCGCTGCTGGGGGAACGATGA
- the trpA gene encoding tryptophan synthase subunit alpha: MTALEQAFSRKRSRGEKSLLAYLTVGFPDLETNYRQALEMAARGVTAVELGIPFSDPTADGPVIQAASRRALERGASLNDALDLAAKIRARSPVPLLLMGYLNPFLSLPPAGLHRRLAAAGIDGLIVPDLPPEEAGRLFPAEGSAEVDRIFLTAPTTPPRRIATIARAASGFIYCVARTGVTGTSGRLSAALGAQIALIRRHSRLPVCIGFGISTRRQLEEAWRLADGGIVGSALIRPFLEERSPGRGLDRSLKILEKLLSPE, encoded by the coding sequence ATGACCGCCCTGGAACAGGCATTTTCCCGAAAGCGGAGCCGAGGCGAAAAATCCCTGCTGGCCTACCTCACGGTCGGTTTCCCCGACCTGGAAACCAATTACAGGCAGGCGCTGGAGATGGCCGCCCGGGGAGTGACGGCGGTGGAACTGGGGATTCCCTTCAGCGACCCCACCGCCGACGGCCCCGTCATCCAGGCCGCTTCCCGGCGGGCGTTGGAACGAGGCGCGTCCCTGAACGACGCCCTGGACCTGGCCGCGAAAATCCGGGCGCGCAGTCCCGTCCCCCTGCTCCTGATGGGCTACCTCAACCCCTTTCTCTCCCTGCCGCCGGCCGGGCTTCACCGCCGCCTGGCCGCGGCCGGGATCGACGGGCTGATCGTTCCCGACCTGCCCCCCGAGGAAGCCGGGCGCCTCTTCCCCGCCGAAGGGTCCGCGGAGGTCGACCGGATCTTCCTGACCGCGCCCACCACTCCCCCCCGGCGGATCGCGACCATCGCCCGGGCGGCCAGCGGCTTCATCTACTGCGTGGCCCGGACCGGGGTGACGGGAACCTCCGGGCGCCTCTCCGCCGCCCTGGGAGCCCAGATCGCGCTGATCAGGCGCCACTCCCGGCTCCCCGTCTGCATCGGTTTCGGGATCTCCACGCGCCGCCAGCTCGAGGAGGCGTGGCGGCTGGCCGACGGGGGCATCGTCGGCAGCGCCCTGATCCGCCCTTTCCTGGAGGAGCGGTCCCCCGGGCGGGGGCTGGACCGGTCCCTGAAAATCCTGGAAAAACTCCTGAGCCCCGAATAA
- a CDS encoding alkaline phosphatase family protein, with product MRIFLINFMKLKINILTALVLGGAALSVPETSWAYIGPGAGFAFVSSFIFILGALAMAFVLILTLPFRSLLRLARKKKRRGKAKVDRVVILGLDGLDPVLAGEFMDRGLLPHLARLRAEGFFSPLATTNPPISPVAWSSFMTGTNPGKHNIFDFLRRDPRTYLPSLSSAEIGSGGAKGKPLVKMLRKGVPFWKILGEHGIFSIVLKVPITFPPEPFANGMLLAGLCTPDLKGSQGTFTYFTTAAADRNLTQGYLVPLSGPGPVYTTGIPGPADPRKDRGELSAPLTLTVEGPDTVVAEVGGKRHVLKKGRLSPWIEISFKAGRSSIRGIAQFFLKQAEGDLHLYLSPVQIDPGRPAMPVSHPLIYSIMLSKIHGPFATLGLPQDTWALNEGVLTDDGFLQQTYGCHRTLEDIFFSSLRQVKKGLVCCVFDTTDVVQHEFWRYLEDDHPALAGSAEPPRPEVIEELYKNMDAMVGRLAGRLREKDLLVICSDHGFKLFRRGVNINTWLRDNGYLALKEGKRTGGEWFADVDWSKTRAYAFGLSGLYLNRAGRESSGTVAPEEVEPLKRELIEKLSGLADPETGQEAVTTLYDTAAVYSGPFKGNAPDLILGFRPGFRHSWESVSGKVEETVFIDNDKAWSADHCIDHRFVPGVFFCDRPVDCASPSITDIAPTVLDLFGIEPPPNMDGRVLDVAVNREAGT from the coding sequence ATGAGAATCTTTCTTATTAATTTCATGAAGCTCAAAATCAACATTTTGACCGCCCTGGTTCTGGGGGGCGCGGCCCTGTCGGTCCCGGAGACGTCCTGGGCCTATATCGGCCCCGGGGCCGGGTTTGCCTTCGTCAGCTCCTTCATCTTTATCCTCGGGGCCCTGGCCATGGCGTTCGTGCTCATCCTCACCCTCCCCTTCCGCTCCCTGCTGCGCCTGGCCAGGAAGAAGAAACGCCGGGGGAAGGCCAAGGTCGACCGGGTGGTCATTCTCGGGCTCGACGGCCTCGACCCGGTCCTGGCCGGGGAGTTCATGGACCGCGGCCTCCTTCCCCACCTGGCTCGGCTGAGAGCCGAAGGTTTCTTTTCGCCCCTGGCCACCACCAACCCCCCGATTTCGCCGGTGGCCTGGTCCTCGTTCATGACCGGCACCAACCCCGGCAAGCACAATATCTTCGACTTCCTCCGCCGCGATCCCCGCACCTACCTCCCCTCCCTTTCCTCGGCCGAGATCGGCTCGGGCGGCGCGAAGGGGAAACCCCTGGTCAAGATGCTGCGCAAGGGCGTCCCCTTCTGGAAAATTCTGGGCGAACACGGGATCTTCAGCATCGTGCTCAAGGTTCCGATCACCTTCCCCCCCGAACCGTTCGCCAACGGGATGCTCCTGGCCGGACTATGCACGCCCGATCTGAAAGGCTCCCAGGGCACGTTCACCTACTTCACCACGGCCGCCGCGGACCGAAACCTGACCCAGGGCTACCTCGTCCCCCTCTCCGGGCCGGGACCGGTTTATACCACCGGCATCCCCGGCCCCGCCGATCCCCGCAAAGACCGGGGCGAGCTTTCGGCCCCGCTCACGCTCACCGTCGAGGGCCCCGACACCGTCGTCGCCGAAGTGGGGGGAAAACGGCACGTCCTGAAGAAAGGCAGGCTCTCGCCCTGGATCGAAATTTCCTTCAAGGCGGGCCGGTCCTCGATCCGGGGAATAGCCCAGTTTTTCCTGAAGCAGGCGGAAGGAGACCTCCACCTGTACCTCTCCCCCGTCCAGATCGACCCCGGCCGCCCGGCGATGCCGGTCTCCCATCCCCTGATCTATTCGATCATGCTCAGCAAGATCCACGGGCCCTTCGCTACCCTGGGGCTTCCCCAGGACACCTGGGCGCTGAACGAGGGGGTCCTCACCGACGACGGGTTTCTCCAGCAGACCTACGGCTGCCACCGGACCCTGGAGGATATCTTCTTCAGTTCCCTGCGCCAGGTGAAAAAAGGGCTGGTCTGCTGCGTCTTCGATACCACCGACGTCGTTCAACACGAGTTCTGGCGCTACCTCGAAGACGACCACCCGGCCCTGGCCGGCTCGGCGGAACCTCCACGGCCCGAGGTGATCGAGGAACTCTATAAGAACATGGACGCGATGGTGGGGCGGCTGGCGGGGCGGCTCCGGGAAAAAGACCTGCTCGTCATCTGTTCCGACCACGGGTTCAAGCTCTTCCGCCGCGGGGTCAACATCAACACCTGGCTGCGGGACAACGGCTACCTCGCCCTCAAGGAAGGGAAACGGACGGGGGGAGAATGGTTCGCCGACGTCGACTGGAGCAAGACCCGGGCCTACGCCTTCGGGCTCTCCGGGCTCTATCTCAACCGGGCCGGAAGGGAATCGAGCGGAACCGTGGCCCCCGAGGAAGTCGAACCCCTCAAACGGGAGCTGATCGAGAAGCTCTCCGGCCTGGCCGACCCCGAAACCGGCCAAGAGGCGGTGACCACCCTCTACGACACCGCCGCCGTCTATTCCGGCCCCTTCAAGGGAAACGCCCCCGACCTCATCCTCGGGTTCCGGCCCGGGTTCCGGCATTCCTGGGAATCGGTCTCGGGAAAGGTGGAGGAGACGGTTTTCATCGACAACGACAAAGCCTGGAGCGCCGACCACTGCATCGACCACCGCTTCGTCCCCGGGGTTTTCTTCTGCGACCGCCCGGTCGACTGCGCCTCACCCTCGATCACGGACATCGCCCCCACGGTCCTCGACCTCTTCGGGATCGAACCTCCCCCCAACATGGACGGCCGCGTGCTCGACGTCGCCGTGAACCGGGAGGCGGGGACATGA
- a CDS encoding alkaline phosphatase family protein, which produces MILSRLLTAAVAAGVLGTAAAEPRMIVIGFDGMDPRIVRGMWEEGKLPNLKKLADAGGFSPLWSSIPPQSPVAWSNFITGMNPGGHGIFDFIHRRADTYQPYLSMSETLAPEGLTIPLGKYSVPLSGGGVVLLRRGKAFWEYLEDAGIPATVFKMPSNFPPAGEKTLSVSGMGTPDLLGTYGTYQYFTTDPADIPADYGGARMELVFPEGDRIDQALEGPPDNYLEGNPRIMIPFTVWIDPVNPVARIDIYDRQIMLPAGDWVPEDRLGPREGEDPEQRILLRQGEWSDWVTVEFNPLPLPSIPGLYRPPTGICRFYLKEVHPEFKLYVSPINIDPKNPALPIDLPRGFAAEIADAAGDFYTQGMPEETKALDNGTFTTEEFYRQSMMVLHERLRLFDYLFDRFDKGFFFFYFSSTDQNSHIFWHLRDPHHPIYDPEMRAKLGDVIEEIYGEMDKVVGKILRRLDENTTLVIMSDHGFGPFYRNFHLNTWLKENGYLTAVAGGGIDWKRSRVYALGLNGLYLNLRGRESEGTVNPGPEADALKRELKEKLEAVTDPENGKSVIKKVHIADEVYSGENVDQAPDLLVGYDWGYRTGYQSALGMVTDDILTTSTEKWSGDHCGATEIVPGILFSNRPILNLNPHLYDITPAILETFGIPVPETMVGTSIFRPAPPARTEGAEDLPYL; this is translated from the coding sequence ATGATCCTTTCCCGCCTGCTGACGGCGGCCGTGGCGGCCGGAGTCCTGGGTACGGCGGCGGCGGAGCCGCGGATGATCGTCATCGGTTTCGACGGGATGGACCCGCGCATCGTCCGGGGCATGTGGGAGGAAGGCAAACTGCCCAACCTGAAAAAACTGGCCGACGCCGGCGGGTTTTCCCCCCTCTGGTCGAGTATCCCCCCGCAGAGCCCGGTGGCCTGGTCCAACTTCATCACCGGGATGAACCCCGGAGGCCACGGGATCTTCGATTTCATCCACCGCCGGGCCGATACCTACCAGCCCTACCTGTCCATGTCGGAGACGCTGGCCCCGGAAGGGCTGACCATCCCCCTGGGCAAATACTCCGTCCCCCTGTCGGGAGGAGGAGTGGTCCTCCTGCGCCGGGGGAAGGCTTTCTGGGAATACCTGGAGGACGCGGGGATCCCCGCCACCGTCTTCAAGATGCCTTCCAACTTCCCCCCGGCCGGCGAGAAGACCCTGAGCGTATCCGGAATGGGCACCCCGGACCTGCTCGGCACCTACGGCACCTACCAGTATTTCACCACCGACCCGGCCGACATCCCCGCCGACTACGGGGGGGCGCGCATGGAACTGGTCTTCCCCGAGGGGGACCGGATCGACCAGGCGCTGGAGGGCCCTCCCGACAACTACCTGGAAGGGAACCCCCGGATCATGATCCCGTTCACGGTCTGGATCGACCCCGTCAACCCCGTGGCCCGGATCGATATCTACGACCGCCAGATCATGCTTCCCGCGGGCGACTGGGTGCCCGAAGACCGGCTCGGCCCCCGGGAAGGAGAAGACCCGGAGCAGCGCATCCTCCTCCGTCAGGGGGAATGGAGCGACTGGGTGACCGTCGAGTTCAACCCCCTCCCCCTTCCTTCCATCCCCGGGCTGTACCGCCCGCCCACCGGAATCTGCCGATTCTATCTCAAGGAGGTTCATCCGGAATTCAAGCTTTACGTCTCCCCGATCAACATCGATCCCAAGAACCCGGCCCTGCCCATCGATCTGCCCCGGGGGTTCGCCGCCGAGATCGCCGACGCCGCGGGGGATTTCTACACCCAGGGAATGCCGGAAGAGACCAAGGCCCTGGACAACGGCACCTTCACCACCGAAGAGTTTTACCGTCAGTCCATGATGGTTCTCCACGAACGGCTGCGGCTGTTCGACTATCTCTTCGACCGCTTCGATAAGGGCTTCTTCTTCTTTTATTTTTCCAGCACCGACCAGAACAGCCACATCTTCTGGCACCTGCGCGACCCCCACCACCCCATCTACGACCCGGAGATGCGGGCGAAGCTGGGCGACGTGATCGAAGAGATATACGGAGAAATGGACAAGGTCGTGGGTAAAATCCTGCGGCGCCTGGACGAGAACACCACCCTGGTGATCATGTCCGACCACGGGTTCGGGCCCTTCTACCGCAACTTCCACCTCAACACCTGGCTGAAGGAAAACGGCTACCTGACCGCCGTCGCCGGGGGCGGCATCGACTGGAAGCGGAGCCGGGTCTACGCCCTGGGACTGAACGGGCTCTACCTCAACCTCCGGGGGCGGGAATCGGAGGGGACCGTCAACCCCGGGCCGGAAGCCGACGCCCTCAAGCGGGAACTGAAGGAGAAATTGGAGGCGGTCACCGATCCCGAAAACGGGAAGTCGGTGATCAAGAAGGTGCACATCGCCGACGAAGTCTATTCCGGCGAAAACGTCGACCAGGCGCCGGATCTGCTGGTGGGCTACGACTGGGGCTACCGGACCGGCTACCAGAGCGCCCTGGGAATGGTCACCGACGATATTCTCACCACCAGCACCGAGAAGTGGAGCGGGGACCACTGCGGCGCCACCGAGATCGTCCCGGGCATCCTCTTCTCCAACCGCCCCATCCTCAACCTGAACCCCCACCTCTACGACATCACCCCGGCCATCCTGGAAACGTTCGGGATCCCGGTCCCCGAAACCATGGTGGGAACCAGCATCTTCCGCCCGGCGCCCCCGGCGCGAACGGAGGGCGCGGAGGATCTGCCGTATTTGTAA
- the trpB gene encoding tryptophan synthase subunit beta yields the protein MQTGTGSGRNGYFGDYGGRFAAETLQEPLRELELAYGRARRDPAFRRELEELLRSYVGRPTPLYHARRLSKEIGGAEIYLKREDLCHTGAHKINNCLGQALLARKTGKRRVIAETGAGQHGVATATACALLDLECEVYMGEVDIRRQALNVFRMKLLGAKVRPVRSGSATLKDACSEALRDWAESVETTFYLLGSVVGPHPYPLMVRDFQAVIGRETRRQARRLWGGLPDAVVACVGGGSNAIGIFHAFRADPVRLVGVEAGGEGPATGRHCASLGRGRPGVLHGSYSYLLQDRRGQVLDTHSVSAGLDYPGVGPEHSFLKDEGRAEYCSVTDRRALRAAVKLSRVEGIIPALESAHALARSQTLARELGPGKKLIVCLSGRGDKDLDILRREGAIAEEGNKP from the coding sequence ATGCAGACGGGAACCGGATCGGGCCGAAACGGATATTTCGGCGACTACGGGGGACGCTTCGCGGCCGAAACCCTGCAGGAGCCCCTGAGGGAACTGGAACTGGCGTACGGGCGCGCCCGGCGCGATCCGGCCTTCCGCCGGGAACTGGAGGAACTGCTCCGGTCCTACGTGGGGCGCCCCACCCCGCTCTACCACGCCCGCCGGCTCTCGAAAGAAATCGGGGGCGCTGAAATCTACCTGAAACGGGAAGACCTCTGCCATACCGGCGCCCACAAGATCAACAACTGCCTGGGTCAGGCCCTCCTCGCCCGCAAAACGGGAAAGCGGCGGGTGATCGCGGAAACCGGGGCGGGCCAGCACGGGGTGGCCACGGCCACCGCCTGCGCCCTCCTGGACCTGGAGTGCGAGGTCTATATGGGGGAAGTCGACATCCGCCGGCAGGCTCTCAACGTCTTCCGGATGAAGCTGCTGGGCGCGAAGGTGCGGCCGGTCCGTTCCGGGAGCGCGACCCTCAAGGACGCCTGCAGCGAAGCCCTCCGGGACTGGGCGGAAAGCGTCGAAACCACCTTCTACCTGCTGGGCTCGGTGGTGGGGCCCCACCCCTATCCGCTCATGGTCCGGGATTTTCAAGCCGTCATCGGCCGCGAGACCAGGAGGCAGGCCCGGCGCCTCTGGGGCGGACTCCCCGACGCCGTCGTCGCTTGCGTGGGCGGAGGGTCCAACGCCATCGGCATCTTCCACGCTTTCCGCGCCGACCCCGTCCGCCTGGTCGGCGTCGAAGCGGGGGGGGAAGGTCCGGCGACGGGGCGCCACTGCGCCTCCCTGGGGCGGGGGCGGCCCGGCGTCCTTCACGGAAGCTACAGCTACCTGCTCCAGGACCGGAGGGGGCAGGTTCTCGACACCCATTCGGTCTCGGCCGGACTCGACTACCCCGGGGTGGGACCCGAACACAGCTTCCTCAAGGACGAGGGGCGCGCGGAGTACTGTTCGGTCACCGACCGCCGGGCCCTGCGGGCGGCGGTGAAGCTGAGCCGGGTCGAAGGGATCATCCCCGCCCTGGAAAGCGCCCACGCCCTGGCCCGGAGCCAGACCCTGGCCCGGGAGCTGGGTCCCGGGAAAAAACTGATCGTCTGCCTCTCCGGGCGCGGGGACAAGGACCTGGACATCCTCCGCCGGGAAGGGGCGATCGCCGAGGAAGGAAACAAGCCATGA
- the wecB gene encoding UDP-N-acetylglucosamine 2-epimerase (non-hydrolyzing), giving the protein MKTKPARVACVVGARPNFMKMAPILEAMAGAPGLEPVLIHTGQHYDREMSKAFFDDLGMPRPQVDLNVGSGPHGRQTGLILERFERILMESPPDLVLVVGDVNSTIACALAAVKLHIGVAHVEAGLRSRNREMAEEINRILTDRISDFLFTTSRAAGENLRAEGIGEEKIHFVGNVMIDTLRRLEPRARRESTILETLGLEGAPYAVLTLHRPELVDDPGSLKALAATLIPLSRKIPVVYPVHPRTRNRLEEFGLMPDLLAAPGIRLLGPRGYLDFLRLLADARLVLTDSGGIQEETTVLGVPCLTLRPETERPVTVLEGTNIVVGLDGRRIMGEVESILAGKGKRGRVPELWDGRAAERIVAVLSRALAAD; this is encoded by the coding sequence ATGAAAACCAAGCCCGCCCGGGTCGCCTGCGTGGTCGGCGCCCGCCCCAACTTCATGAAGATGGCCCCGATCCTGGAGGCGATGGCCGGGGCGCCCGGCCTCGAACCGGTTCTGATCCATACCGGCCAGCATTACGACCGGGAAATGTCCAAGGCGTTTTTCGACGATCTGGGCATGCCCCGCCCCCAGGTCGATCTCAATGTCGGCTCCGGCCCGCACGGCCGCCAGACCGGGCTGATCCTGGAGCGCTTCGAACGCATCCTCATGGAATCCCCGCCGGACCTGGTCCTGGTGGTGGGCGACGTGAATTCGACCATCGCCTGCGCCCTGGCCGCGGTCAAACTGCATATCGGCGTGGCCCACGTCGAAGCCGGTCTCCGCAGCCGCAACCGGGAGATGGCCGAGGAGATCAACCGGATACTCACCGACCGGATCAGCGACTTTCTCTTTACCACATCCCGGGCCGCCGGAGAGAACCTGCGGGCGGAAGGGATCGGGGAGGAGAAGATCCATTTCGTGGGCAACGTCATGATCGACACCCTGCGCCGCCTGGAACCGCGCGCCCGGCGGGAATCGACGATTTTGGAAACGCTGGGGCTCGAGGGCGCCCCTTACGCCGTTCTCACCCTCCACCGCCCCGAACTGGTCGACGATCCCGGTTCGCTGAAGGCACTGGCGGCGACGCTCATCCCCCTCTCCCGGAAAATACCGGTGGTCTACCCGGTCCACCCCCGGACCCGCAACCGGTTGGAGGAATTCGGGCTCATGCCGGATCTGCTGGCGGCGCCGGGCATCCGCCTGCTCGGGCCCCGGGGGTATCTGGATTTTCTTCGGCTGTTGGCCGACGCCCGGCTCGTTCTCACCGATTCCGGGGGCATCCAGGAGGAGACCACGGTGCTCGGCGTTCCCTGCCTGACCCTGCGCCCGGAGACCGAGCGTCCGGTTACGGTCCTGGAGGGGACCAATATCGTGGTCGGCCTGGACGGCCGCCGGATCATGGGCGAAGTCGAATCCATCCTGGCCGGGAAGGGTAAGCGGGGACGCGTCCCCGAACTTTGGGACGGCCGGGCCGCCGAGCGCATCGTGGCCGTGCTTTCCCGGGCCCTGGCCGCGGACTGA